One part of the Rattus rattus isolate New Zealand chromosome 14, Rrattus_CSIRO_v1, whole genome shotgun sequence genome encodes these proteins:
- the LOC116883566 gene encoding histone H2A type 1-B: MSGRGKQGGKARAKAKTRSSRAGLQFPVGRVHRLLRKGNYSERVGAGAPVYLAAVLEYLTAEILELAGNAARDNKKTRIIPRHLQLAIRNDEELNKLLGRVTIAQGGVLPNIQAVLLPKKTESHHKAKGK; encoded by the coding sequence ATGTCTGGACGTGGTAAACAAGGTGGCAAGGCTCGTGCCAAGGCCAAGACCCGCTCTTCCCGGGCCGGCCTACAGTTCCCCGTGGGTCGTGTGCACCGGCTGCTCCGCAAGGGCAACTACTCGGAGCGGGTGGGCGCCGGCGCCCCGGTGTACCTGGCGGCCGTCCTGGAGTACCTGACGGCCGAGATCTTGGAGCTGGCGGGCAACGCGGCGAGGGACAACAAGAAGACGCGTATCATCCCGCGCCACCTGCAGCTGGCCATCCGCAACGACGAGGAGCTCAACAAGCTGCTGGGCCGCGTGACCATCGCACAGGGCGGCGTCCTGCCCAATATCCAGGCCgtgctgctgcccaagaagaccGAGAGCCACCACAAAGCTAAGGGAAAGTGA